The Rosa rugosa chromosome 1, drRosRugo1.1, whole genome shotgun sequence genomic sequence TACGCGGTGAAAGTGATCGACGGCATGGACTTCCGTGACTACTCGGTCCCGCGTCAGATCATCCAAGAGTTCCAAGTCCTCCGCGACGTTGCTAACCCTAACATCGTCAAGTGCTACGACATGTTCAACCACAACGACGATATCCACGTCCTCCTAGAATACATGGACGGAGGTTCATTGAAAGGCAAGTACATCAACAACGAGAAAGCTCTCTCCGACTTGGCTAGGCAGATCCTCACCGGCTTGACTTTTCTCCACGGACGGCACGTAGCCCACATGGATATCAAGCCCTCGAATCTCTTGATCAACTCCCGGCATGAAGTCAAGATCGCAGATTTCGTTGGGAGAGTTTTGGCCAAGACTATGGATCCGTGTAATTCTTCTGTGGGGAACATAGCATATATGTGCCCGGAGAGAATCAATACCGATCTAAATCACGGAAAGTTTGACGCCTGCACCGGCGATATATGGAGCGTCGGAGTCAGCATCTTGGAGTTTTACATAGGGCGGTATCCCTTCTCTGCGCACAAGGGAGATTGGAGCTTGATGTGGGGCATATGTATGTCTCAGCCTCCTGAAGCTCCTATATATGCGTCAAGAGAGTTGAGGCATTTCATTGCTTGCTGTTTGCAGAGAGAGCCGAAAAAGAGACTGTCGGCGGCGCAGTTGTTGCAGCACCCATTTGTCTCCGGCAACAGCAGCGGACAGAAGTAGGTTAGTCAGAATCTGCATATTCCATGTACAACATTCGCGCCCACTTCCTTATTAGCTAGCACTTTCAATCTCTGCCAATTACTGTAATGATGATGCTGGTTATCAATATTCAGCGAACCTTTGAGATTCAATGCACGAGATTACACAGAAAAGGAAAGTTGCCGAgattcttttaattttcttttttcctttctttccctCTCTGTTTGGAACTGGCTGGGTTTATAACATTTTCATAAAGCTCTTCTTATCTTTTCTATCCATGCCTTTCATGTTTATTTGGTAATATATATGAAGTAAGCCAAGTA encodes the following:
- the LOC133742752 gene encoding mitogen-activated protein kinase kinase 5-like, with protein sequence MDQSSEPQPLPPRPSSSLPGPESLPINFSELERDQKPIRSGAGGTVYKAVHKPTGRLYAVKVIDGMDFRDYSVPRQIIQEFQVLRDVANPNIVKCYDMFNHNDDIHVLLEYMDGGSLKGKYINNEKALSDLARQILTGLTFLHGRHVAHMDIKPSNLLINSRHEVKIADFVGRVLAKTMDPCNSSVGNIAYMCPERINTDLNHGKFDACTGDIWSVGVSILEFYIGRYPFSAHKGDWSLMWGICMSQPPEAPIYASRELRHFIACCLQREPKKRLSAAQLLQHPFVSGNSSGQK